In the genome of Caenorhabditis elegans chromosome IV, the window GGTAATCCCTGTTGTCTTCGTACATGATTCAGGCAGATGTTttgtagaacatttttttccatgtTTCAGGTAGTCTTTAAatctttaaatatttgttttcacaattttctctaTTTGTATATGTAAATATGTACTTTTACACTCcctatttttgttaaatgatGACCGATTTTTATACAAATCACTGGAAAAGCTATGTATCAAATTAAAACGTTTATTAGTGCAGAATTTTAAGGTGAAAACGAAACGgcggaaatataaaattagaaaaatttctaacccgagaattttgagttttttattttttcaatgcgATACTTGCCATATTAGATATTGTGGAAGGTTCATTGctaataaatgtttttcaaaatcatatGATGGActcgaaattgttttcagatatTTGAAGATACAAGTggattttgttttgataataataataataattattattattattattattattattattatgtttCACATTCTTAATAACTTTCAATAGTTGTTTTGGACTTGCTGCGTTGATTatttgcaaaactaattttcgaatgttcaataattttggtaatttgccatttttgtagaaaacttAACTTGATACCGTTTAAACAATACACAAGTGCCAACAATACAAactttccaatatttcaacaattatttaagctcaattcgccaaaaaatgtcaaattttctgacGTTACCGCAAAGTATTGCTGGGAAGTTTCgcagaaatcggaaattttgggggatttttctaattctatAAATATTTGCCCTTAAAACATTCGACTTTATTGCGGGCTTACTATTAGggaaaatatttactttttcagatattttgataTCGCAGtgattatttgaagaaaaatttctatgtgaaaaaatattaggGCTTTGAAACATTACTGAGAcacttaattttgtttttgtaattttactgttttacGTTTGCCATTTACTACCAAAGCTATTCGTCAGATAGTTGGTCGTCGATCAGGCAAAGTTAGAACTAGCAAGTTTTGGAACTGCAATAATCTTAAGTTTTGAGGTTCCACCAACGACTGGTTAcaagttattttttgcaaacgaTGACTTTATTGTGGGTCCAAAAGagtatttcacaattttccgatGTTATCGTATCCCGGTAATACGATGAATATGACTTATAGGTTCACTTGAAAATGCAACATTTCACCCCtcctttttaacaaaaaagatTGTCTCTAAAGAAACCCGCATGATGATGAGTACTTTGTTCCACCCCCACCTTCATAAAGCTCTTCTCTCCCATCATAGTAGCATATAGACGCAGAGAAAATAGCCGGATTTCTGTAGCTTTAAAATGGGAAAAGAGAGAGATAGTAATCAAACAAGCTCGCGCACAAAATGACAACTCTTGAGAAGTTTTCCCTTTCTCTCTTTCTATCCCCCAAACCCTATGATTATATCAGACAAAACGTGGGCTATCTTGCGCTACGAGATAGAGGCAAAAGTGCGTGGTAGGCAGAAGGCAGGTGGAgccatttgaaaaatgaaaaatatgttacCGTGGGAACATATACCAACAATTACGGTTTCATCAAGGCGATATAAGTGTTTAAATCTTTCAGCGAAACTTCATTAAAACTTTCCGGACAATCATCTGCTAcccagttttgaattttcttattaaaataCGGTGCCCAGTCTTACTGAAGTTCCcaaattatggaattttttacaagtcaaggtttaaaaatcgaagaaaaattggcaacGACAGGGGTGGGGTCTATAGTACTATTTAAAcgcgcaaattttttgaattcaacaaaatttgcaattgtATTTATTAAACATAAtcgtatatttttttgattactgTGAACAGTgagaactgcaaaaaaaatgtatttgaaaCCTTTGGACAActtatcatattttttacgGAAACTTGTACCTTCAAGTCGTgttgtaacaaaaaatatttttgagccTCAAATCatatttgatttcaaactagtttctaatagtaagataAAACTTGTTAGAGaaactgaatttattttccggtattttttttattttcatcataattttaaatctcCTACAGCAGTTAATGACTTATTGAAGCATTAATTAAAACGAGTACCAAAATTGATTGccttcaattaaaaaagtagCAATCTGAAAGCTACAAAGCTCACATGTGAAGCTTTCTatgttgtcaaaaattcaGCAGCTGATTGGCGGTAGGCACAGTCataaggcaggcaggcagatATTTTTCTGCCTACGTGGAATCAACTGAACATACATTTTACTGGTATAAAAATAACAGGCGATTTCCAATCATGATTCACAGTTCCCATTTTAAGCTTGTTGTTGTCCTGAtagaatttaaataatttactGTTTCTTCGATAAAATaataggaaattttttaaagcaagtTAATTTATCATAGTAACGAAgttatcattttgaaatgctaaaaatttagtttctttCAGTAGAAATATTGTCTTGATACTttttttggtctgaaaatttacttttcagTGTCAggctttttcagcaaaaactaGAAGTTTTTCTAGGAAccttggaaattcaaattttttactattagttttcagttttaaacaAGCTTATGATTATTATACCCATAAGAAAATAATCATTTgcctttaaaaatgtttcagttcTCATAAAATTATCTACTTCTATTCAAGAACCAAAGCAGCAAccatttttaatataattttttctcacttcAACTCCAATcccttccatttttttttccaacaattccCTTGACTGCAACAGACTGAGGATATTCTCAAGCACCCGCTTCTTCCCGTGATGCTCTAAATCTCTCAATAATCCATACTATTTCCATGTTACTGTAACTGAAGAGGAGGTGGTGGGAGGCGCCGGGATCCCCCTTTCGCAAATATCTTCCTCTCGTCTCTTCATTTTCCGTGCTATTTCGAAAACACACTTACCAGGCAATCGGGAAAAGCCGAGCCAATTCAGTTTCTCCGAGCAAATTTCTTGGCATTTTCGCCGTGTCCCCCACACTTTTTCGTTATCTTTTCTTTGTCTCAACCCAACTTTTACCGTTTCACAGCAATCAATGATTCATCTCGTAGATCTTGTTCTGATTGGGATCTTCTTTAAATTACgtattaaattatttcaggtGATAACCAATAACCATGAGTGACGTTGACGCTGATGAGGTGAGTCGTGGTTTTATTTCATTGCaaagataaaaattgatttgaatttgtaaaacacatgaaacagtaattttgtaaactttttggtaaaccaaaaaaagtttccagccTTATCCCCCACATATGGATGCAGAAGTAAGTCTagacagttgaaaattttaagtacagatttggtttttttgttggaaatggtttttattgagttattttatattttttcttgaaatctgaaagaaaatttgagatagTTTTTacttgtaaaaatgaaaatatttccagtgTTTTTGGGATAAACCCTTCAATAAACATGAAACTGTTTTAATTCATAAATTAACAACAATCTGAAACTgtaacagtttttgaaatagaaatgAATTAGTGGGAAACAATGCATTCGTTTACTATAATGTGACTGTAATTTGTGGGCTCGTTGaaacaatatatatatatatatatatatatttattcgactagtttgaaaattgtgagctttggtataaaaaattagtaaaatttaaaaaaaacgtgtttGTGAACAAGCAAGATCTTACTAAGACCTTACTTACTAAGACGAAGCGATTGCTTTGGCGCGACTGTATATGTTCATATtatttatataaaaacatAGTGTTTATagttagaaacatttttggttatagtttttttgaaacagtaactttaaaataaataaaaaattgttcacctTTTTGATGTATAGTGATTGTAAATGATTCATATACTTGTTGAAACTGTTTATAATGTCTTTTACTTAGTTGAAAAGCGAATTACATAAAAGCTGCCGTTACAAGACCCCATAAAGATTTTAAATACTCAGTaagtatatttttaatattaaggattttttgttctgcaaaatatttttggttcaCCCTTGTCATGTTTCGTCTTCAGTTCAAATATTGAGTTACCGTAACCGCCATATTCCCATTTCCGTACCTCAAATTCACATTTCTAGGCGCGCAAAATGGCGGAGCGCGAGCGCAAGAAGGAAGAGGTGCGTAAGCGTCTCGAGGAGGCCTCAAGAATGAAGAAAGCCAAGAAAGGATTCTTGACACCtgagagaaagaagaagcttCGTAAGCTTTTGATGATGAAGGCCGCCGAAGATTTGAAGCAACAACAAATGTTGAAAGAGCAAGAGAGACAACGTATTCTTCAAGAAAGAATCATTCCACTTCCAGATTTGGATAACGAAGGTAAGTGTTCTGAAGATGAAAACAACTATTTTATGCTACTTTTGGATATCAGTAAAATGCAATTATGTATGAAAATATAGAACAAAACACTTAATTTAGTAATTAAAGAACATTTTGCTAGGATGTCAATACCTCTCCAAAATACGTTTGGTTAAATAGAAAATacgaaacagtaaaatttttaaataaaaacttgaattttttaaatctaatagACTACtttaaaaagtgttaaaaCTCTGTAAAAACTTCATAATTCCGGGCGGTTACCTACATGAGTTTTAtctttattaaattttccagatgaccTCGAGGCAGTCTACGATGAAATCCGCGAGAGACTCATCGATCTTGAGTCTGAAAACTATGACGTCAGCTACATCGTTCGTCAAAAGGATTTCGAGATCAACGAGTTGACCATTGCTGTCAACGATCTTCGCGGaaaattgttcgttttttatattttttgagtttttggggGTATTCATTTTAACCACATAATTATTGGATGGCACTGAGAAAATACTTTTCGCCATTTTTGATATTACTATCTTGAaacgggaaattttttcaaatggaaaTAGGAAAATTAATTACGAAAATGAcaccaaatc includes:
- the tni-4 gene encoding Troponin I 4 (Confirmed by transcript evidence), whose amino-acid sequence is MSDVDADEARKMAERERKKEEVRKRLEEASRMKKAKKGFLTPERKKKLRKLLMMKAAEDLKQQQMLKEQERQRILQERIIPLPDLDNEDDLEAVYDEIRERLIDLESENYDVSYIVRQKDFEINELTIAVNDLRGKFVKPTLKKVSKTEGKFDKLKKKEATKVDFRAQLKVVDKNEFALDEEDTEKKEKAAWAK